Within Romboutsia sp. CE17, the genomic segment ATTTTAGTTACGTTTGTTACATGAGGTATATTTAAAAATTCTGCTACCTCAGGACCTACTTGAGCTGTATCTCCATCTGTAGTTTGCTTACCACAAATTATAATATCTGGATTGCCCATTTTTTTGATTCCTTGAGATATTGTGTAAGATGTAGCTAGTACATCCGCTCCTGCAAACCTTCTATCACTTATTATTGCTCCCTCATCAGCACCCATCATAAAACTTTCTTCTATAACTTGCTTAGCTTGAGGTGGCCCCATTGTTATTACCTTTAATGTAGCATTTTTTTCTTTTTTTATTCTAAGTGCAGTTTCAAGTGCAAATAAATCATATGGATTCATTTTTGAATCTACACCATCTCTTTTTAGTACTCCTGTAGCCTCATCTACTTCTACCTCGGTTGTACCTGGAACTTGTTTTATACATGTTAAAATTTCCATTACTATTCCTCCAATCCCCTTTATTTTACTGG encodes:
- a CDS encoding electron transfer flavoprotein subunit beta/FixA family protein; its protein translation is MEILTCIKQVPGTTEVEVDEATGVLKRDGVDSKMNPYDLFALETALRIKKEKNATLKVITMGPPQAKQVIEESFMMGADEGAIISDRRFAGADVLATSYTISQGIKKMGNPDIIICGKQTTDGDTAQVGPEVAEFLNIPHVTNVTKIIEIKDESIVVEVDMPNTLEVCEIKYPCLMTVEKDIFQPRLPSFKLKVQTKDREIPMYTLNDFEDKDEMNYGLNGSPTQVLKIFPPTPNTDKDILRGSAEELSEALANKLRDLKLI